The following coding sequences lie in one Candidatus Angelobacter sp. genomic window:
- the gap gene encoding type I glyceraldehyde-3-phosphate dehydrogenase, giving the protein MAVKVAINGFGRIGRLVFRAMVEQGLIGKNIGAAGGKEVEVVAVGDIVPADNLAYLLKYDSTQGRFNGSVGSRKSAADKPEDDVLIVNGVEIKVVSARTPAELPWNQLGVDIVIESTGLFTDAEKAKGHLAAGAKKVIISAPAKGEDITVVMGVNHEKYEPTRHHIISNASCTTNCLAPLVHVLLKEGFGIEEGLMTTIHAYTATQKTVDGPSKKDWKGGRSAAINIIPSTTGAARAVGLVCPEVKGKLTGMSFRVPTPTSSCVDLTVRTARDTSYTEITAAMKRASDSYLKGILDFTTDEVVSTDFIHCQASSIYDAGSGIELNKRFFKLVSWYDNEWGYSNRVADLLKYMIKKGL; this is encoded by the coding sequence ATGGCAGTCAAAGTAGCGATAAATGGATTTGGACGGATTGGCCGGCTGGTTTTCCGCGCCATGGTGGAACAAGGATTGATCGGCAAGAACATCGGCGCCGCGGGGGGGAAAGAGGTCGAGGTCGTCGCCGTCGGGGACATTGTCCCGGCTGACAACCTGGCCTATCTGTTGAAGTATGATTCCACGCAAGGCCGCTTTAACGGCAGCGTCGGGTCACGCAAATCCGCCGCTGACAAACCGGAGGACGATGTCCTGATTGTCAACGGCGTGGAGATCAAGGTCGTCAGCGCCAGGACGCCTGCGGAATTGCCCTGGAACCAACTGGGAGTCGATATCGTCATTGAATCCACGGGCCTGTTCACCGATGCCGAAAAGGCGAAAGGCCACCTCGCTGCGGGCGCGAAGAAAGTCATCATTTCCGCACCGGCGAAAGGTGAAGACATCACAGTCGTGATGGGCGTCAACCATGAAAAATACGAACCCACGAGACATCATATCATTTCAAACGCATCCTGCACGACGAACTGCCTCGCGCCACTCGTGCACGTGCTGCTCAAGGAAGGGTTCGGCATCGAGGAGGGTTTGATGACGACGATTCACGCTTATACGGCGACTCAAAAGACCGTCGATGGTCCGAGCAAGAAAGATTGGAAAGGCGGGCGCAGCGCGGCCATCAACATCATTCCTTCGACAACCGGCGCGGCCAGGGCGGTCGGCCTTGTTTGCCCCGAGGTCAAAGGCAAACTGACCGGCATGTCGTTCCGCGTGCCGACGCCAACGTCCTCGTGCGTCGACCTGACGGTTCGCACTGCCAGGGACACCAGCTACACGGAAATCACCGCGGCAATGAAGCGCGCAAGCGACTCGTATCTGAAAGGCATCCTTGACTTCACCACGGACGAAGTTGTCAGCACGGACTTCATTCATTGTCAGGCCTCCTCGATCTATGATGCTGGTTCGGGCATCGAACTAAACAAGCGCTTT